The Streptomyces aurantiacus genome includes a region encoding these proteins:
- a CDS encoding ubiquitin-like protein Pup encodes MATKDTGGGQQKATRSTEEVEEAPEAQASEDLKERQEKLSDDVDSVLDEIDDVLEENAEDFVRSFVQKGGE; translated from the coding sequence ATGGCGACCAAGGACACCGGCGGCGGACAGCAGAAGGCGACGCGCAGCACCGAGGAGGTCGAGGAGGCGCCCGAGGCGCAGGCATCCGAAGACCTCAAGGAGCGCCAGGAGAAGCTGAGCGACGACGTCGACTCGGTTCTGGACGAAATCGATGATGTGCTCGAAGAGAACGCCGAGGACTTCGTTCGGAGTTTCGTCCAAAAGGGCGGCGAATAA
- a CDS encoding endonuclease VII domain-containing protein: MASRCRACRSVRDRADRLKRNYGLTEAERDEMIASQKGLCVICLKAPAVQVDHCHKTGRVRGVLCFNCNSGLGLLRDDPDVMYRAADYLEGIAWKPTLVAPGVYQLPS, encoded by the coding sequence TTGGCATCGCGTTGCAGAGCGTGCCGTTCAGTCAGAGATCGCGCCGATCGTCTGAAGCGCAACTACGGACTCACCGAAGCCGAACGTGACGAGATGATCGCCTCTCAAAAGGGGCTCTGCGTGATCTGTCTAAAGGCCCCGGCTGTTCAGGTGGATCACTGCCACAAGACGGGTAGGGTCCGTGGCGTACTGTGCTTCAACTGCAATTCCGGCCTCGGCCTGTTGAGGGATGACCCCGACGTTATGTACCGAGCTGCCGACTACCTGGAAGGAATCGCGTGGAAGCCAACACTCGTAGCACCGGGCGTCTACCAGCTGCCTTCCTGA
- the prcB gene encoding proteasome subunit beta — MEANTRSTGRLPAAFLTPGSSSFMDFLTEHQPDILPGNRQLPPMKGVVEAPHGTTIVAVTFPGGVVLAGDRRATMGNMIAQRDIEKVFPADEYSAVGIAGTAGLAVEMVKLFQLELEHFEKVEGDTLSLEGKANRLSTMIRSNLGMAMQGLAVVPLFAGFDVDRNRGRIFSYDVTGGRSEENGYAATGSGSIFARGAMKKLYAKDLTEEQATTLVVQALYDAADDDSATGGPDVARRIYPIVTVITEDGFRRLTDEESSEIARAILERRLEQPDGPRAALL; from the coding sequence GTGGAAGCCAACACTCGTAGCACCGGGCGTCTACCAGCTGCCTTCCTGACGCCCGGGTCGTCGTCCTTCATGGACTTCCTGACCGAGCATCAGCCGGACATCCTCCCGGGCAACCGGCAGCTGCCACCCATGAAGGGTGTCGTCGAGGCGCCGCACGGGACGACGATCGTGGCCGTGACGTTCCCCGGCGGCGTGGTGCTCGCCGGTGACCGCCGGGCCACCATGGGCAACATGATCGCCCAGCGCGACATCGAGAAGGTCTTCCCGGCCGACGAGTACTCGGCGGTGGGCATCGCCGGTACGGCCGGTCTGGCCGTGGAGATGGTGAAGCTGTTCCAGCTGGAGCTGGAGCACTTCGAGAAGGTGGAGGGCGACACGCTCTCCCTGGAGGGCAAGGCGAACCGCCTGTCCACCATGATCCGCTCCAACCTCGGCATGGCCATGCAGGGCCTGGCCGTGGTCCCGCTCTTCGCGGGGTTCGACGTGGACCGCAACAGGGGTCGCATCTTCTCGTACGACGTGACGGGCGGCCGTTCCGAGGAGAACGGCTACGCGGCGACGGGCTCCGGCTCGATCTTCGCCCGCGGCGCCATGAAGAAGCTCTACGCCAAGGACCTGACCGAAGAGCAGGCCACGACGCTCGTCGTACAGGCGCTGTACGACGCGGCCGACGACGACTCGGCGACCGGTGGTCCCGATGTCGCGCGCCGGATCTACCCGATCGTCACCGTGATCACCGAGGACGGCTTCCGCCGCCTCACCGACGAGGAGTCCTCCGAGATCGCCCGCGCGATCCTGGAGCGGCGCCTGGAGCAGCCCGACGGTCCGCGCGCCGCGCTGCTCTGA